One stretch of Brevibacillus laterosporus DNA includes these proteins:
- a CDS encoding 50S ribosomal protein L3 — MTKGILGKKLGMTQVFAPNGTATAVTVIQAGPCVVLQKKDQATDGYEAIQIGFDDKKDHRANKPEKGHAAKANTAPKRFIREIDGINLADYEVGQELKADIFAAGEAVDVSGVSKGKGFAGAIKRHNHSRGPMAHGSRYHRGPGSMGSIAANRVFKGMKLPGQMGGDNVTIQNLEVVKVDTDRNLILVKGSIPGPKNSYVVVRTAVKK, encoded by the coding sequence ATGACCAAAGGAATCTTAGGAAAAAAACTTGGAATGACTCAAGTCTTCGCTCCAAATGGTACAGCAACTGCTGTTACTGTAATCCAAGCAGGACCTTGCGTGGTTCTTCAAAAGAAGGATCAAGCAACTGATGGATATGAAGCGATTCAGATCGGTTTCGACGATAAGAAAGATCATCGTGCGAATAAGCCTGAAAAAGGACACGCAGCTAAAGCTAACACTGCACCTAAGCGCTTCATCCGTGAAATCGACGGAATCAACCTCGCTGATTATGAGGTAGGTCAAGAACTTAAAGCTGATATTTTTGCCGCAGGAGAAGCAGTTGATGTTTCTGGTGTAAGCAAAGGTAAAGGATTTGCTGGTGCCATCAAGCGTCACAACCATTCTCGCGGACCAATGGCTCACGGTTCCCGTTACCATCGTGGACCTGGTTCCATGGGTTCTATCGCAGCTAACCGTGTGTTCAAAGGTATGAAATTGCCTGGTCAAATGGGTGGCGACAACGTAACAATCCAAAACCTTGAGGTTGTTAAAGTTGATACAGACCGCAACTTGATTCTTGTTAAAGGTTCCATACCTGGACCTAAAAACAGCTACGTAGTCGTACGTACGGCTGTCAAGAAATAA
- a CDS encoding globin — protein sequence MIEKNGSLYDQIGGAPILNKLVDHFYDLVAKHEDLIPIFPSDLTEVKAKQALFLTQFLGGPSLYSEKHGHPMLRARHLPFAITPKRAGAWLFCMEQALDHTEIEEPIKSQIFERLTLTAHHMINHWNQEEGTPS from the coding sequence GTGATTGAAAAGAATGGAAGTCTTTATGACCAAATCGGAGGAGCTCCCATCCTAAACAAACTAGTGGATCACTTCTATGACTTGGTTGCCAAGCATGAAGACTTAATTCCTATTTTCCCGTCTGACCTCACAGAAGTAAAGGCAAAGCAAGCCTTATTCCTAACGCAATTTCTTGGTGGTCCTTCTCTTTATTCTGAGAAACATGGACATCCCATGCTACGAGCACGTCACTTGCCTTTTGCGATTACTCCCAAAAGGGCAGGAGCTTGGCTTTTTTGCATGGAACAAGCTTTAGACCATACTGAAATCGAAGAACCAATAAAATCTCAGATTTTTGAACGTCTTACACTAACAGCTCATCACATGATCAATCATTGGAATCAAGAAGAAGGAACGCCATCGTAG
- a CDS encoding 50S ribosomal protein L23 has protein sequence MKSLHDVIKRPIITERTTDMMADKKYVFEVPMKANKTEIKQAIEKVFGVKVDAVNTIRVAAKPKRYGKYAGYTSEWKKAIVKLTADSKELEFYEGI, from the coding sequence ATGAAGAGCCTTCATGATGTTATCAAGCGCCCTATCATTACTGAGCGCACCACCGATATGATGGCTGATAAGAAGTACGTTTTTGAAGTACCTATGAAAGCCAACAAAACGGAAATCAAACAAGCTATTGAGAAAGTTTTCGGCGTAAAAGTTGATGCAGTTAACACAATTCGCGTTGCTGCGAAACCTAAACGCTATGGTAAATATGCTGGATATACTTCTGAGTGGAAAAAAGCGATCGTTAAGTTGACTGCTGATAGCAAAGAGCTAGAATTCTACGAAGGTATCTAA
- a CDS encoding 50S ribosomal protein L4 — MPKVALYNQTGAQVGDIELAEAVFGIEPNNAVLFDAIVMQQASQRQGTHDVKNRSEVRGGGRKPWRQKGTGRARQGSIRSPQWKGGGVVFGPTPRKYGYKLNRKVRRLALKSALSTKVQNNELLVLEALTLSAPKTKDFAGILSNLKVDRKVLIVTADYDQNVALSSRNIPGTKCIDAAGVNVLDLVAHDKVIVTKEAVAKVEEVLA, encoded by the coding sequence ATGCCAAAAGTAGCTCTTTATAACCAAACAGGTGCGCAAGTAGGCGACATCGAATTGGCTGAAGCTGTATTCGGTATCGAACCTAACAACGCTGTACTGTTTGATGCAATTGTTATGCAACAAGCTTCTCAACGCCAAGGTACTCACGATGTTAAAAATCGTTCTGAAGTACGTGGTGGTGGACGCAAACCATGGCGTCAAAAAGGTACTGGTCGTGCACGCCAAGGTTCTATTCGCTCTCCTCAATGGAAAGGCGGCGGCGTAGTCTTCGGACCTACACCTCGTAAATATGGATATAAGCTAAACCGTAAAGTTCGTCGTTTGGCTCTTAAATCCGCTTTGTCTACAAAAGTACAAAACAATGAATTGTTGGTACTTGAAGCTTTAACATTGTCTGCTCCTAAAACAAAGGATTTTGCTGGTATTCTTTCTAACCTGAAAGTAGATCGTAAAGTTCTGATTGTAACTGCTGACTATGATCAAAACGTTGCTCTTTCTTCTCGCAACATCCCAGGCACTAAGTGCATCGATGCTGCTGGTGTTAACGTTCTTGACCTAGTTGCTCATGATAAAGTGATCGTAACGAAAGAAGCGGTTGCTAAAGTAGAGGAGGTGCTCGCATAA
- a CDS encoding 50S ribosomal protein L2, producing the protein MGIKKFKPTSPSRRQMTVSTFEEITTSTPEKSLLQPLNKKAGRNNQGKITVRHQGGGHKRKYRVIDFKRNKDGIVGRVATIEYDPNRSANIALINYADGEKRYIIAPHGLKVGDEIISGADADIKTGNCLPLVNIPVGTTIHNIELKPGKGAQLVRAAGTSAQLLGRDGEFVIVRLGSGETRRIHNVCRATIGQVGNLDHELINIGKAGRKRWMGVRPTVRGSVMNPNDHPHGGGEGRAPIGRKAPVTPWGKPALGLKTRKKKNKNDKYIIRRRKK; encoded by the coding sequence ATGGGTATCAAGAAGTTTAAACCGACTTCTCCGAGTCGTCGCCAAATGACGGTTTCTACCTTCGAAGAGATCACAACCTCCACTCCGGAGAAATCTCTTCTACAACCGCTTAACAAAAAAGCTGGACGTAATAACCAAGGTAAGATCACTGTTCGTCATCAAGGTGGCGGTCATAAGCGTAAATATCGTGTTATCGATTTCAAACGTAACAAAGATGGCATCGTAGGTCGCGTAGCTACTATCGAATACGATCCAAACCGTTCTGCAAACATCGCATTGATCAACTATGCTGATGGTGAAAAGCGTTACATCATCGCTCCACATGGTTTGAAAGTTGGAGATGAAATCATCTCTGGCGCAGATGCAGACATCAAAACAGGTAACTGCTTACCACTTGTAAACATTCCTGTTGGTACAACAATTCACAACATCGAATTGAAACCAGGTAAAGGTGCTCAGTTGGTTCGTGCAGCTGGTACATCTGCTCAATTACTAGGTCGCGATGGTGAATTCGTAATCGTACGTCTAGGTTCTGGTGAAACTCGCCGTATCCACAACGTGTGCCGTGCTACAATCGGTCAAGTTGGTAACTTGGATCATGAGTTGATCAACATCGGTAAAGCTGGTCGTAAACGTTGGATGGGCGTACGTCCTACTGTTCGCGGTAGCGTAATGAACCCTAACGATCACCCACACGGTGGTGGTGAAGGTCGCGCTCCTATCGGTCGTAAAGCACCAGTTACTCCTTGGGGTAAACCTGCATTGGGTCTTAAGACTCGTAAGAAGAAAAACAAGAACGATAAATACATTATCCGTCGCCGTAAGAAGTAA
- a CDS encoding 30S ribosomal protein S10: MAKQKIRIRLKAYDHKILDQSAEKIVETAKRSGANVSGPIPLPTEKAVYTILRAVHKYKDSREQFEMRTHKRLIDILNPTPQTVDALMRLDLPSGVDIEIKL, from the coding sequence ATGGCAAAACAAAAGATTCGTATCCGATTGAAAGCATATGATCATAAGATTCTAGATCAATCAGCTGAAAAAATCGTAGAAACTGCGAAACGTTCCGGTGCAAATGTATCTGGTCCGATTCCACTTCCTACTGAGAAAGCTGTGTACACAATTCTTCGTGCGGTTCATAAGTATAAAGATTCTCGTGAGCAATTCGAAATGCGTACGCATAAACGTCTAATTGATATCTTGAATCCAACACCACAAACGGTTGATGCACTAATGCGTTTGGATCTACCATCTGGTGTTGATATTGAGATTAAGCTTTAA